ATGGTGACCCATCGGCGACTCGAACGCCGGACACCCTGATTAAAAGTCAGGTGCTCTACCGACTGAGCTAATGGGTCATGTGATGCGTCGTGTGCAACTCACAGTTATATATATTACAGCATGGTTGTCCCTTTGTCAACACTTTTTTTAAAAAATTTTTCTGTTAATTTTATACAGTAAAAAGGCGACTAAAGCCGCCTTTATTGATTAAGATAATATTTTTTAGGTTTACTCTTGTAGTCAATCTTCACAACATCTCTATTTACCAAGTCTTTAAGTAGTCCTTTAGTAAACTCATTAGATTCTTTTACAATTAATCTCTTTTTTGTCCCAAACTCAGATACTTTTAAATTAGATAATAACTTACTAATTTCTTTAAAAGTCATGTATTCTTTCTTTTCAAGTTTTTTTACCACTTTATTTTCTGCTTTTTTGTAAAGTTTTAATTGCAAATTATTAGGCGTTCTTTGCTCTTTTACATATCCCCATGAATATATAAACATAGTTGCTATAGCAAAAAATACTATTCCAAGAATAGTTTTTATCATTACAACTCACCTGCTTTAACAAGCTTTATAAACTTATTATTCCTTAAAATACTTATATAAGTTATAAGTCTGTCATTAAGAGGTTCTGCCTTTTCTCCAAATCTATCCTTTAATAATTTTGAAATCTCATATACATTTCTTTCCCCATCAATTGACTTCCAAACATAACTACCTATATCATCTAAATCTATATACATTTTTTCAGGAGTATTAAAAAATTTTCTAACTATCTTATCGAAAATTGAGTCTCTATTTATTATAAGCTGTACTGTATTATCATCTTTAATCTCCCATTCAATCTTCTGAGATTTAACTGGAATCATGTCAAAAAAATTCTCTCCTCTTCTCATATGATTCCCCACCTTTTCTATGTTATAAAGAGGGGATAGAAATTATCCCCTCTGTTTATATCTACTCTTTTATTTTTTTCCAGAACGTGTACTTCATTAAGGTAAGTACTAATAATATGAATATAATCAATGCTCCAATTTGACCTAATACTCCATTTCCAAAGGCTAATACATCTCCAAAGCTTCTTGGAGTGCCATCAGGATTTAAGCCAGCTGGAATTACTGCAAATATAGCTAGTAGTATACCTATCAATCCTTCTCCTGCTATCAGTCCTGAAGAATACAATACTCCACTTTCAACTTTTTGCTTAAGAACAGACTTATTTTCTTTTCTCTTTTCAAGTATACCTCTTAGGGCACCGCCAACCATTATTGGTGTACTTAGATGGATTGGTAAATATAATCCTACTGCTACTGGAAGTACTGGTATACCTAATAGTTCTATAACAACTCCGATACCTATTCCAGTAAATACAAGAGCCCATGGTAAATTGTTATTCATAACACCTTCAACAACTAATCTCATTAATGTTGCTTGTGGTGCAGGAAGTTGTTGTGAACCAAATCCCCAAGCATTATTAAGTAGTAATAATACAAAGCCTATTACAAGACCTGAAGCAACAACACCAATAAGCTCACCAACTTGTTGTTTTCTAGGAGTAGCTCCTACTAAGAAACCAGTCTTTAAGTCCTGAGATGTATCCCCTGCTATGGCTGCTACTATACATATAACTGCACCAACTGAAATAGCTCCTACCATACCTGCTGGTCCATCGAATCCTATTGCTTTAAATATTATTGATGTAAATAGTAATGTAGCTATAGTCATACCTGATACTGGATTTGATGAACTACCTACTAAACCAACTAATCTTGAAGATACTGTTGCAAAGAAGAAACCAAATATTGCTATAAGTAACGCTCCAGTAAATCCTACAGGAATTAAGTTTGTAAACATCATTATTAATACAAGTACTAAAACTCCAGCAATAACAAGTG
The window above is part of the Caldisalinibacter kiritimatiensis genome. Proteins encoded here:
- a CDS encoding PqqD family protein; the protein is MRRGENFFDMIPVKSQKIEWEIKDDNTVQLIINRDSIFDKIVRKFFNTPEKMYIDLDDIGSYVWKSIDGERNVYEISKLLKDRFGEKAEPLNDRLITYISILRNNKFIKLVKAGEL